From Variovorax sp. J2L1-78, the proteins below share one genomic window:
- a CDS encoding MotA/TolQ/ExbB proton channel family protein, translating into MDSHFGLMNLWSQGDFVTKAVAVLLIGMSLASWIVIFIKALDVIKYKRLAKHSQDFWHSEDFATALNKLGKDDSNPFRALALEGREAAAHHRNTKAHLHDALDVSDWITRSLRNGIDEFTARLQAGLAVLASVGSTAPFIGLFGTVWGIYHALMSISSAGQATIDKVAGPIGEALIMTALGLAVAIPAVLGYNALVRGNKFVLTKLNSFAHDLHAYFVTGARVQSTDATIVPLKKG; encoded by the coding sequence ATGGATTCCCACTTTGGCCTGATGAACCTATGGAGTCAGGGCGACTTCGTCACCAAGGCCGTCGCCGTGCTGTTGATCGGCATGTCGCTCGCGTCCTGGATCGTGATCTTCATCAAGGCGCTGGACGTCATCAAGTACAAGCGTCTGGCGAAGCACTCGCAGGATTTCTGGCACAGCGAGGACTTCGCCACCGCCCTGAACAAGCTCGGCAAGGACGACAGCAACCCCTTCCGTGCACTCGCACTCGAAGGCCGCGAAGCGGCGGCGCACCATCGCAACACCAAGGCACATCTGCATGACGCGCTCGACGTGAGCGACTGGATCACGCGTTCGCTGCGCAACGGCATCGACGAGTTCACCGCGCGCCTGCAAGCCGGCCTGGCCGTGCTGGCCTCGGTCGGCTCGACCGCACCGTTCATCGGTCTCTTCGGCACGGTGTGGGGCATCTATCACGCACTGATGAGCATCAGCTCGGCCGGCCAGGCCACGATCGACAAGGTGGCCGGCCCGATCGGCGAGGCGCTCATCATGACGGCGCTCGGGCTGGCGGTCGCCATCCCCGCCGTGCTCGGCTACAACGCGCTGGTGCGCGGCAACAAGTTCGTGCTGACCAAGCTCAACAGCTTTGCGCACGACCTGCACGCCTACTTCGTGACCGGCGCGCGCGTCCAGTCGACCGACGCGACCATCGTGCCACTCAAGAAGGGCTGA
- a CDS encoding PepSY-associated TM helix domain-containing protein, with the protein MTSTASPDTRRRAYWLKTLHEWHWVSSALCLIGMILFSVTGFTLNHSSQIEAKPQVTTLRDKVDDALRAHLEQQAVEVRKARKGKAELPSELRAWVDKTWRIDTGDGDAEWSDDEVYLSLPRPGGDAWLRVSLGDGEVEYERTDRGWISYLNDLHKGRHTGAAWRWFIDIFAAAALVFSITGLFILKMHAGNRPFTWPMVGMGLVIPVLLALLFIH; encoded by the coding sequence ATGACCTCTACCGCCTCCCCCGACACCCGCCGCCGCGCCTATTGGCTCAAGACCCTGCATGAATGGCATTGGGTGAGTTCGGCGCTTTGCCTGATCGGCATGATCCTTTTCAGCGTCACGGGCTTCACGCTGAATCACTCCTCGCAGATCGAAGCCAAGCCCCAGGTCACCACCCTGCGCGACAAGGTCGACGACGCGCTGCGCGCTCACCTCGAACAACAGGCTGTCGAGGTTCGAAAAGCCCGCAAGGGCAAGGCTGAACTGCCGTCCGAGTTGCGGGCCTGGGTCGACAAGACCTGGCGGATCGACACGGGCGATGGCGACGCCGAATGGTCCGACGACGAGGTCTATCTTTCGCTCCCCCGCCCGGGCGGCGATGCCTGGCTGCGGGTGAGCCTAGGCGACGGTGAGGTCGAATACGAGCGCACCGACCGCGGCTGGATTTCCTATCTGAACGACCTGCACAAGGGCCGCCACACGGGCGCGGCCTGGCGCTGGTTCATCGACATCTTTGCCGCCGCGGCGCTGGTGTTCTCGATCACCGGCCTCTTCATTTTGAAGATGCACGCCGGCAACCGCCCCTTCACCTGGCCGATGGTCGGCATGGGTCTGGTCATCCCGGTGCTGCTCGCGCTGCTGTTCATTCACTAG
- a CDS encoding catecholate siderophore receptor Fiu: MASYIKARKHAARSTTPPFASAAAATLIVMAMPVGAQTAATSTLKEVRVQDSVAPDYKADTSANTKFTAPLVDTPQTISVIKEQVLREQGATTLTEALRNTPGASTFFLGENGNTNTGDTIYMRGFDSSSSIFVDGIRDLGSVSRDTFNIEQVEVVKGPAGTDVGRTSPTGYINMITKKPSLEDSFNGSLGFGSANFKRGSVDWNKSLSGENGIGAAFRLNAVVDDSDVAGRDVVKNKRSAIAPSLAFGLNSPTRVYLDYVHVDQDNIPDGGVPTIGLPGFASPDARRGFLSTAARVDSSNYYGTTSDFDKVKSDMFTARFEHDLTPNVTLRNTTRYAKTSQDYMLTAFMGTSANIVTPSAANPAGWTLARSNPTNKDQVNKIFTNQTNVSAKFNTGSVGHSLNAGVELMREEQDSYGYYGINALGNGVAVGSGSWPAANLYNPNPNVTGYNRIRNGADSKGTTDTVGMYVFDTLKFNEQWQLTGGLRVDHYSTDYLAGTRSTATSNPTLPVGTLVSTSLSTSDNLVTGKLGLVYKPAENGSIYAAYGTAAQPPGGANFALSTSANSAANVNYEPQKAKTAEVGTKWDLLDKKLALTAALYRTEVENEVVQDPTNTAVYYQTGKKRVQGVELGLAGAITPNWGASAGFTTMNATVLSGPPVSADGSAALVYTPRRAFTSWTTYRLPFGLTVGAGARYTGAIKRGTDGAVGTPAQIDSYWVVDAMATYRVNENFDLQFNVYNVLDKDYVAAINKSGYRYTPGAPRTFRLTANFAF, from the coding sequence ATGGCGTCATATATCAAAGCGCGCAAGCACGCTGCGCGTTCCACCACTCCACCCTTCGCCAGCGCAGCAGCCGCCACCTTGATCGTCATGGCCATGCCGGTCGGCGCCCAGACTGCGGCGACCAGCACGTTGAAGGAAGTGCGGGTGCAGGATTCGGTGGCGCCCGACTACAAGGCCGACACCTCCGCCAACACAAAGTTCACGGCCCCGCTGGTCGACACGCCGCAGACGATTTCCGTCATCAAGGAGCAGGTGCTGCGCGAACAAGGCGCCACCACCCTGACCGAGGCGCTGCGCAACACCCCCGGTGCCAGCACCTTCTTCCTGGGCGAGAACGGCAACACCAACACCGGTGACACCATCTACATGCGGGGCTTCGACAGCTCCAGCAGCATCTTCGTGGACGGCATCCGCGACCTGGGCTCTGTGTCGCGCGACACCTTCAACATCGAGCAGGTCGAAGTGGTCAAGGGTCCGGCCGGCACCGACGTCGGCCGCACGTCGCCGACGGGCTACATCAACATGATCACCAAGAAGCCCAGCCTGGAAGACAGCTTCAACGGATCGCTGGGCTTCGGCAGCGCGAACTTCAAGCGCGGCAGCGTCGACTGGAACAAGTCGCTCAGCGGCGAGAACGGCATCGGCGCAGCCTTCCGGCTCAATGCGGTGGTCGACGACTCCGACGTCGCCGGGCGCGACGTGGTGAAGAACAAGCGCTCGGCGATTGCGCCGTCGCTCGCCTTCGGGCTCAACAGCCCGACCCGCGTCTATCTCGACTACGTGCATGTCGACCAGGACAACATCCCGGATGGCGGCGTGCCCACCATCGGACTGCCCGGCTTCGCGAGTCCGGACGCCCGACGCGGATTCCTCAGCACGGCCGCGCGTGTCGATTCCAGCAACTACTACGGCACCACCTCCGACTTCGACAAGGTCAAGTCGGACATGTTCACCGCGCGTTTCGAGCACGACCTGACACCCAACGTGACGTTGCGCAACACCACCCGCTACGCCAAGACGTCGCAGGATTACATGCTGACGGCCTTCATGGGCACCTCCGCCAACATCGTGACGCCGAGCGCCGCCAACCCGGCCGGCTGGACCCTGGCGCGAAGCAACCCGACGAACAAGGACCAGGTCAACAAGATCTTCACCAACCAGACCAACGTCAGCGCAAAGTTCAACACCGGCAGCGTCGGCCACTCGCTCAACGCAGGCGTCGAGCTGATGCGCGAAGAGCAGGACAGCTACGGCTACTACGGCATCAACGCGCTCGGCAACGGCGTCGCGGTCGGAAGCGGCAGCTGGCCGGCCGCCAATCTGTACAACCCGAACCCGAACGTCACCGGCTACAACCGCATCCGCAACGGCGCAGACAGCAAGGGCACGACCGATACGGTGGGCATGTACGTGTTCGACACGCTCAAGTTCAACGAGCAGTGGCAACTGACTGGCGGCCTGCGCGTCGACCACTACAGCACCGACTACCTCGCGGGCACGCGTTCGACCGCGACCAGCAATCCGACGCTGCCTGTCGGCACGCTGGTGTCGACGTCGCTCAGCACGTCCGACAACCTGGTGACAGGGAAGCTCGGCCTGGTCTACAAGCCCGCGGAGAACGGTAGCATCTATGCGGCCTACGGCACCGCCGCGCAACCACCGGGCGGCGCCAACTTCGCGCTCAGCACCTCGGCCAACAGCGCCGCGAACGTGAACTACGAGCCGCAGAAGGCCAAGACGGCGGAAGTCGGCACCAAGTGGGACCTGCTCGACAAGAAGCTCGCGCTCACCGCGGCGCTCTATCGCACCGAGGTCGAGAACGAGGTGGTGCAGGACCCGACCAACACGGCGGTCTACTACCAGACGGGCAAGAAGCGCGTCCAGGGCGTCGAGCTCGGCCTCGCCGGCGCCATCACGCCGAACTGGGGCGCCAGCGCCGGCTTCACCACCATGAACGCCACCGTGCTCAGCGGCCCTCCGGTTTCCGCCGATGGGAGTGCCGCGCTGGTCTACACGCCGAGGCGCGCATTCACCTCGTGGACGACCTACCGGTTGCCGTTCGGCCTGACCGTCGGTGCCGGTGCGCGTTACACGGGCGCGATCAAGCGCGGCACGGACGGCGCCGTCGGGACGCCAGCGCAGATCGATTCCTACTGGGTCGTCGACGCCATGGCCACGTACCGCGTGAACGAGAACTTCGACCTGCAGTTCAATGTCTACAACGTGCTCGACAAGGACTACGTGGCAGCGATCAACAAGAGTGGCTACCGCTACACGCCGGGCGCGCCGCGCACGTTCCGGCTCACCGCCAACTTCGCGTTCTGA
- a CDS encoding energy transducer TonB has protein sequence MVSDRFSSSPPSTLGLSRNAVIAGSVVLFHVAALWALQSGLIRKAAEVVIPVEILSEFIEPPKPKDPPPPPPPPPPAPKPKEIRTPPPPRPMAIRTPAPAPNAPTGVVEPQPPAPPLAPPAPPAPPAPPSPPPAPPAPPAVQLPSSNADYLNNPKPVYPAMSKRLGEQGKTIVRVLIGVDGLPKSASIRESSGYERLDEAARTAVMSWRYVPGKRNGVVEPMEFNVPINWVLN, from the coding sequence ATCGTGTCCGACCGCTTTTCTTCGTCTCCTCCCAGCACGCTGGGCCTGTCCCGCAATGCGGTGATCGCCGGCAGTGTGGTGCTGTTCCACGTGGCTGCGCTCTGGGCGCTGCAGAGCGGGCTGATCCGCAAGGCCGCCGAGGTGGTGATTCCCGTGGAAATCCTGAGCGAGTTCATCGAACCGCCCAAGCCCAAGGATCCGCCACCACCGCCCCCTCCCCCGCCGCCGGCCCCCAAGCCCAAGGAAATCCGGACGCCGCCACCGCCGCGTCCGATGGCCATTCGGACACCGGCGCCCGCCCCCAACGCGCCCACGGGCGTGGTCGAGCCGCAACCACCTGCACCGCCACTCGCCCCGCCGGCTCCGCCAGCGCCACCCGCGCCCCCATCCCCGCCGCCGGCTCCGCCGGCGCCACCGGCCGTTCAGCTCCCGTCTTCCAACGCCGACTACCTGAACAACCCGAAACCGGTGTACCCCGCCATGAGCAAGCGGCTGGGCGAACAGGGCAAGACGATCGTTCGCGTGCTGATCGGCGTTGACGGGCTGCCGAAAAGCGCCTCGATCCGCGAATCGAGTGGCTACGAACGCCTCGACGAGGCAGCACGCACCGCCGTGATGAGCTGGCGCTACGTACCGGGCAAACGCAATGGGGTCGTTGAACCGATGGAGTTCAACGTGCCGATCAACTGGGTTCTCAACTAA
- the hemP gene encoding hemin uptake protein HemP yields MPATPNSFSVLSHPSLDQSGGGTLSSPVTRPVPLVESTDLLRGSKTVGIMHNGSLYRLQATKLGKLILTK; encoded by the coding sequence ATGCCTGCTACGCCCAACTCCTTCTCCGTTCTGAGCCATCCTTCGCTCGACCAGTCGGGCGGCGGCACCCTCTCGTCGCCGGTTACCCGACCGGTGCCTCTGGTCGAAAGCACCGACCTGCTGCGCGGCAGCAAGACCGTGGGCATCATGCACAACGGCTCGCTCTACCGCCTGCAGGCCACCAAACTCGGCAAGCTGATCCTCACCAAGTAA
- a CDS encoding (2Fe-2S)-binding protein: protein MIVCVCRRVSDREIARHARAGMTFDEVQFELGVATQCGQCEGCARDVVAQCSASHPVAALNRGDGTRAIQLATSIQESNAWNSSRHSLAA from the coding sequence ATGATCGTCTGCGTGTGCCGCCGAGTGTCCGACCGGGAAATCGCCCGCCATGCGCGCGCCGGCATGACTTTCGACGAAGTGCAGTTCGAGCTGGGGGTCGCCACGCAATGTGGCCAATGCGAGGGATGCGCCCGCGACGTCGTCGCACAGTGCAGCGCTTCGCACCCTGTCGCGGCACTCAACCGCGGCGACGGGACCCGGGCCATCCAGCTTGCCACTTCGATCCAGGAGAGCAACGCATGGAATTCCTCACGGCACTCGCTGGCAGCCTGA
- a CDS encoding FAD:protein FMN transferase, with protein MSAQVRPSFATWRAGGYANVAMPRVADPSRLQSLAGRTMGTTWSLRFDNPSMQPHDAVRAAVTDALDRVVAQMSTWEPTSDISRYNAAEAGTRHALPAAFAQVLACALHWAEASGGAVDPTVGPLVALWGFGAQAGPDHHRRPPSAAALADARSRTGWERLAFDAADKHLAQPGGLQLDLSGIAKGFAVDHVADALMATGLQNFLMEIGGELRGVGRRPDGQSWRVRLDTPLDTLPPVALTDLAIATSGDRWHAHEYDGRRWSHTIDPRSGEPSAHALASVTVLHPFCMHADALATALTVLGPIDGAAFAARHEVAALFVCRDGEAGHRAIATPAWTARVA; from the coding sequence GTGAGCGCGCAGGTGCGCCCCTCCTTCGCTACCTGGCGCGCCGGCGGCTATGCGAACGTGGCCATGCCGCGCGTGGCTGACCCTTCGCGCCTCCAGTCGCTGGCCGGCCGCACCATGGGCACCACCTGGTCGCTCCGGTTCGACAACCCGTCGATGCAGCCGCACGATGCGGTCCGCGCCGCCGTGACCGATGCGCTCGACCGGGTGGTTGCGCAGATGAGCACCTGGGAGCCGACGTCCGACATCAGCCGCTACAACGCAGCCGAAGCCGGCACCCGCCATGCCCTGCCCGCGGCGTTCGCGCAAGTGCTGGCCTGTGCGCTGCATTGGGCCGAGGCGAGCGGCGGTGCCGTCGACCCGACGGTCGGCCCGCTGGTCGCGCTGTGGGGTTTCGGCGCCCAGGCCGGGCCGGACCATCACCGTCGCCCGCCCTCGGCGGCGGCCCTGGCCGACGCGCGCTCGCGCACCGGCTGGGAACGCCTTGCTTTCGACGCGGCCGACAAGCACCTCGCGCAACCCGGCGGTCTGCAGCTGGATCTGTCCGGCATCGCCAAGGGCTTTGCGGTGGACCATGTGGCCGACGCGCTCATGGCGACCGGCCTGCAGAACTTCCTGATGGAGATCGGCGGCGAACTCCGGGGCGTGGGTCGACGCCCCGACGGCCAATCCTGGCGCGTGCGGCTCGACACGCCGCTCGACACCCTGCCCCCCGTGGCGCTGACGGACCTGGCGATCGCTACGTCCGGCGACCGCTGGCATGCGCACGAGTACGACGGCCGGCGCTGGTCACACACCATCGACCCGCGCAGCGGCGAGCCGAGCGCTCACGCGCTGGCCTCGGTCACGGTGCTGCATCCGTTCTGCATGCATGCCGATGCGCTGGCGACCGCGCTCACCGTGCTCGGCCCGATCGACGGCGCCGCCTTTGCCGCACGCCACGAGGTCGCGGCGCTCTTCGTCTGCCGTGATGGCGAGGCCGGGCATCGTGCCATCGCCACGCCGGCCTGGACGGCGCGCGTTGCATGA
- a CDS encoding DUF2271 domain-containing protein, translated as MQVRYSLAIPTLAALFGVPAVAASLGASIEVPRLNVSEYHRPYVAAWIERADNSVAATVAVWYDVRTRTNNPEGEGTKWLKDLHQWWRRTGRELQVPIDGVTGATKPAGTHGVSLPDAAAAKLAPGAYKFVVEAAREVGGREVVSVPFQWPPTKADQQRASGSTELGDIKLELKP; from the coding sequence GTGCAAGTCCGCTACTCCCTGGCCATTCCCACGCTCGCGGCCCTGTTCGGCGTTCCCGCCGTCGCCGCCAGTCTCGGCGCGAGCATCGAAGTGCCGCGCCTGAACGTGTCCGAGTACCACCGCCCCTACGTGGCCGCATGGATCGAACGGGCGGACAACAGCGTCGCCGCCACCGTAGCGGTCTGGTACGACGTTCGCACGCGGACGAACAACCCCGAAGGTGAAGGCACCAAGTGGCTCAAGGACCTGCACCAATGGTGGCGCCGCACGGGCCGCGAACTCCAGGTGCCGATCGACGGCGTGACCGGCGCGACCAAACCCGCCGGCACCCACGGGGTCAGCCTCCCCGACGCCGCCGCCGCGAAGCTCGCACCGGGGGCCTACAAGTTCGTGGTCGAGGCCGCACGAGAAGTCGGCGGTCGCGAGGTCGTGTCCGTCCCCTTCCAATGGCCGCCCACCAAGGCCGACCAGCAGCGCGCCAGCGGCAGCACCGAGCTGGGCGACATCAAACTCGAACTCAAGCCCTGA
- a CDS encoding Fe2+-dependent dioxygenase produces MMLHVPHVLSADEVHALRAALDAADWVDGRETVGPQGAQVKHNRQLPEHSPIARELGKQVLAAVARHPLFFSAALPLRFVPPLFNSYQGGEHYGLHVDGAVRRLPDGDATLRTDLSCTLFLCDPDDYDGGDLEVVDTYGTHEVKLPAGDLILYPSSSLHRVHPVTRGARICSFFWLQSMIRDDQRRGMLFELDQSIQKLRGRLGDTEETVALTGHYHNLLRMWSEV; encoded by the coding sequence ATGATGCTGCATGTCCCCCACGTTCTGAGTGCAGATGAAGTGCACGCCCTGCGCGCCGCCCTGGACGCCGCTGACTGGGTCGACGGGCGCGAGACCGTTGGCCCCCAAGGCGCGCAGGTCAAGCACAACCGCCAACTGCCCGAGCATTCACCGATCGCCCGGGAGCTGGGAAAACAAGTGCTGGCGGCCGTGGCGCGCCACCCGCTTTTCTTTTCGGCGGCACTGCCGCTGCGATTCGTGCCGCCGCTCTTCAACAGCTATCAAGGTGGCGAGCACTACGGGCTCCACGTCGACGGGGCCGTGCGGCGCCTGCCCGACGGTGACGCCACGTTGCGCACCGACCTCTCCTGCACGCTCTTCCTCTGCGACCCGGACGACTACGACGGCGGCGACCTGGAAGTGGTCGACACCTACGGCACGCACGAGGTCAAGCTGCCGGCCGGCGACCTGATCCTGTATCCCTCGAGCAGCCTGCACCGGGTGCACCCTGTCACCCGCGGCGCGCGAATCTGCTCTTTCTTTTGGCTGCAAAGCATGATCCGGGACGACCAGCGGCGGGGCATGCTCTTCGAGCTCGACCAGTCGATCCAGAAATTGAGAGGCCGACTCGGCGACACCGAAGAGACGGTGGCGCTCACAGGCCACTACCACAACCTCCTGCGGATGTGGTCCGAGGTGTAA
- a CDS encoding ExbD/TolR family protein — MAFGTQDEPDEVMNEINMTPLVDVMLVLLIIFIITVPVMKHAVNIDLPQATSEPEQTKPQNILFTVAADGSYYWNENKIDDSALKSLLATEAAKDPQPELHIRGDKAVRYERVAQAMSAAREAGVRKIGFITEPDAAK, encoded by the coding sequence ATGGCCTTCGGAACCCAAGACGAACCCGACGAGGTGATGAACGAGATCAACATGACGCCGCTGGTCGACGTCATGCTGGTGCTGCTCATCATCTTCATCATCACCGTGCCGGTGATGAAACACGCCGTGAACATCGACCTGCCCCAGGCGACCAGCGAGCCGGAGCAAACCAAGCCGCAGAACATCTTGTTCACGGTCGCGGCCGACGGCAGCTACTACTGGAACGAGAACAAGATCGACGACAGCGCGCTCAAGTCGCTGCTGGCCACCGAGGCGGCCAAGGACCCGCAGCCCGAGCTGCACATCCGCGGCGACAAGGCGGTGCGCTACGAGCGGGTCGCACAGGCGATGTCGGCCGCGCGCGAAGCCGGCGTGCGCAAGATCGGCTTCATCACCGAGCCCGACGCGGCGAAGTAA
- a CDS encoding DUF4198 domain-containing protein produces MTLSLRTLALATALTAVGMAHAHNAWLLPSTTVLSKPDTISVDAAVSNDLFVANHAAMRLDNLLITAPDGSTVKPESEAKLKHRSVFDVNVGAPGTYRIAVVNAGGFASWKDKATGQQKRARGTPESLAKEIPADAQEVTVTQSVGRIETFVTVGKPSAPKPIGQGLEMVSTGGAFTDLAKGEKATFALHIDGQPAKDLEVTVTAGNTQYRDQLAEVKVKTDDKGQFSVTWPTAGMYWIDASTKDNKTTMPQAKERRLSYAATVEVMP; encoded by the coding sequence ATGACCTTGTCCCTCCGCACCCTCGCTCTCGCCACCGCCTTGACGGCCGTCGGCATGGCCCACGCGCACAACGCCTGGCTGCTGCCTTCGACCACGGTGCTGTCCAAGCCCGACACCATCTCGGTCGACGCCGCCGTCTCGAACGACCTCTTCGTCGCCAACCACGCCGCGATGCGCCTGGACAACCTGCTGATCACCGCACCCGACGGCAGCACGGTCAAGCCGGAGTCGGAGGCCAAGCTCAAGCACCGCAGTGTGTTCGACGTGAACGTCGGCGCACCGGGCACCTATCGCATCGCCGTCGTCAATGCCGGCGGCTTCGCGAGCTGGAAGGACAAGGCAACGGGCCAGCAGAAGCGCGCCCGTGGCACGCCCGAGTCGCTCGCCAAGGAGATTCCGGCCGACGCGCAGGAGGTGACGGTCACGCAATCCGTCGGCCGCATCGAAACCTTCGTGACGGTGGGCAAGCCCTCGGCACCGAAGCCGATCGGCCAGGGCCTCGAGATGGTGTCGACCGGCGGCGCGTTCACCGACCTCGCCAAGGGCGAGAAGGCCACCTTCGCGCTGCACATCGACGGCCAGCCGGCGAAGGACCTCGAAGTGACCGTGACGGCCGGCAACACGCAGTACCGCGATCAGTTGGCCGAAGTGAAGGTCAAGACCGACGACAAGGGCCAGTTCAGCGTGACCTGGCCCACCGCCGGCATGTACTGGATCGACGCCAGCACCAAGGACAACAAAACGACGATGCCGCAGGCCAAGGAGCGCCGCCTGAGCTATGCGGCCACCGTGGAAGTGATGCCCTGA
- a CDS encoding sulfite reductase subunit alpha: MTEPFHRIGAAGLLVLAYVAMCLAIWWRQRRRHAAAARAATALAGDGAQSPMLVVFATQTGQAEAIAWQTGRALHAKGTPVRVLSLNDVDAETLRAAQRALFVASTYGEGDAPDGASLFTERWMGAAETLPTLRYALLALGDRQYDRFCGFGRALDAWLQSTGAVPVAPRIEVDNGDPAALADWHAQWGGGEASGAGEVITEFAPWRLVRRELLNPGSEGGPVYHLGFQAPHGVVPDWQSGDLVQVALVNDPARPRDYSVASIPSDGELQLLVRQERHPDGTLGAASGLLTSTLSLGDSVAMRLRPHRNFRLDGNAARPLILIGNGTGLAGLRGHLRARAAAGQHENWLLFGERNASHDFLCRAELEAWRDSSTLRRLDMVFSRDQAERLYVQHRLLQLGDELRDWLVRGAAIYVCGSLQGMAAGVDAALRELAGDAQIRALTAERRYCRDVY; the protein is encoded by the coding sequence ATGACCGAGCCTTTCCATCGCATCGGGGCTGCGGGCCTGCTGGTGCTTGCATACGTCGCCATGTGCCTGGCGATCTGGTGGCGCCAGCGCCGTCGCCACGCCGCGGCGGCGCGCGCCGCAACGGCACTGGCCGGTGACGGCGCGCAATCGCCGATGCTGGTCGTCTTCGCGACCCAGACCGGACAGGCCGAGGCAATCGCATGGCAGACCGGCCGCGCGCTGCATGCCAAGGGCACGCCGGTGCGCGTGCTCTCGCTCAACGACGTGGACGCCGAGACGCTGCGCGCCGCGCAACGTGCGCTCTTCGTGGCCAGCACCTACGGCGAAGGCGACGCCCCGGACGGCGCCAGCCTCTTCACCGAACGTTGGATGGGCGCGGCCGAGACGCTGCCGACGCTGCGCTACGCCCTGCTCGCGCTGGGCGATCGCCAGTACGACCGCTTCTGCGGCTTCGGCCGCGCACTGGATGCATGGCTGCAATCGACCGGTGCCGTGCCGGTCGCACCCCGCATCGAGGTCGACAACGGCGACCCGGCCGCGTTGGCAGACTGGCATGCGCAATGGGGCGGTGGCGAGGCCTCCGGTGCCGGCGAAGTCATTACCGAATTCGCACCTTGGCGGCTGGTCCGGCGCGAGCTGCTCAATCCAGGCAGCGAAGGCGGCCCGGTCTACCATCTCGGCTTCCAGGCGCCGCACGGCGTCGTGCCTGACTGGCAATCCGGCGATCTGGTGCAGGTCGCGCTGGTCAACGATCCCGCCCGGCCGCGCGACTACTCGGTCGCCTCGATCCCGTCGGATGGAGAACTGCAGCTGTTGGTGCGACAGGAGCGCCATCCCGACGGCACGCTGGGGGCGGCCTCCGGCCTGCTGACCTCCACGCTGTCGCTCGGCGATTCGGTGGCCATGCGCCTGCGCCCGCACCGCAACTTCCGACTTGACGGCAATGCCGCCCGGCCCCTGATCCTCATCGGCAACGGCACCGGCCTGGCGGGCCTGCGCGGCCACCTGCGTGCGCGTGCCGCCGCGGGGCAGCACGAGAACTGGCTGCTGTTCGGTGAGCGGAATGCGTCGCACGATTTCCTGTGCCGTGCGGAACTCGAGGCATGGCGCGACAGCAGCACGCTGCGCAGGCTGGACATGGTTTTCTCGCGCGATCAAGCCGAGCGGCTCTACGTTCAGCATCGACTTCTGCAACTGGGCGACGAATTGCGCGACTGGCTGGTGCGTGGCGCCGCCATCTACGTCTGCGGCAGCCTGCAAGGCATGGCGGCGGGCGTCGATGCGGCATTGCGCGAGTTGGCGGGCGATGCACAGATCCGCGCGCTGACCGCAGAAAGGCGGTACTGCCGGGACGTCTACTAG
- a CDS encoding GlcG/HbpS family heme-binding protein, producing the protein MKTKSFLELADVKAIAAAAEAEALKNNWAVTIAISDDAGNLLWLQRLDGAAALSSHIAPAKAHTAAMGRRDSKVYEDIINGGRTAFLTAPTVQGLLEGGVPIVKDGHVIGAVGVSGVKSNEDAQIAKAGIAALGL; encoded by the coding sequence ATGAAGACCAAGTCCTTTCTCGAACTCGCCGACGTCAAGGCCATCGCGGCGGCTGCCGAAGCCGAAGCGCTCAAGAACAACTGGGCCGTGACGATCGCGATCTCGGACGACGCCGGCAACCTTCTGTGGCTGCAGCGTCTGGATGGCGCCGCGGCGCTGTCGTCGCACATTGCACCGGCCAAGGCCCACACCGCCGCCATGGGCCGCCGCGACAGCAAGGTCTACGAGGACATCATCAATGGCGGCCGCACCGCGTTCCTGACCGCACCGACCGTGCAGGGGCTGCTCGAGGGCGGTGTGCCGATCGTCAAGGACGGCCACGTGATCGGCGCGGTGGGCGTGAGCGGCGTGAAGTCGAACGAAGACGCCCAGATTGCCAAGGCCGGCATCGCGGCACTCGGTCTCTGA